A genomic window from Strix uralensis isolate ZFMK-TIS-50842 chromosome 20, bStrUra1, whole genome shotgun sequence includes:
- the ABR gene encoding active breakpoint cluster region-related protein isoform X4 produces MTEVLVQPDGSPSPVGEQPERGVEEPEGKRPPNTGARLWGRVRSKLLRQKLDPQAVQTKNWHMDVIEMNGIKVEFSMKFTSRDMSLKRTPSKKQTGVFGVKISVVTKRERSKVPYIVRQCIEEVEKRGIEEVGIYRISGVATDIQALKAVFDANNKDILVMLSDMDINAIAGTLKLYFRELPEPLLTDRLYPAFMEGIALSDPAAKENCMMHLLRSLPDPNLITFLFLLEHLKRVAEKEPINKMSLHNLATVFGPTLLRPSEGESKGHLTLASDIWSHDVMAQVQVLLYYLQHPPISFTELKRNTLYFSTDV; encoded by the exons ATGACGGAGGTGCTGGTGCAGCCGGacggcagccccagccccgtgGGCGAGCAGCCGGAGCGTGGCGTGGAGGAGCCCGAGGGGAAGCGTCCCCCCAACACGGGCGCCCGTCTCTGGGGCAGGGTGCGCAGCAAACTGCTCCGACAGAAG CTGGACCCACAGGCCGTGCAGACAAAGAACTGGCACATGGACGTGATTGAGATGAACGGG ATCAAGGTGGAGTTCTCCATGAAGTTCACGAGCCGAGACATGAGCCTGAAGAGGACCCCATCCAAAAAGCAGACTGGCGTCTTTGGGGTCAAAATCAGCGTCGTGACAAA GCGCGAGCGCTCCAAGGTGCCTTACATCGTGCGCCAGTGCATTGAGGAGGTGGAGAAGAGGGGCATCGAAGAGGTTGGCATCTACAGGATCTCTGGCGTCGCCACTGACATCCAGGCATTGAAAGCTGTCTTCGATGCAA ATAACAAGGACATCCTGGTCATGCTGAGTGACATGGACATCAATGCCATCGCTGGCACGCTGAAGCTGTACTTCCGTGAGCTGCCCGAGCCCCTCCTCACTGACAGACTCTACCCCGCCTTCATGGAGGGGATCG cCCTCTCAGATCCTGCTGCCAAGGAGAACTGCATGATGCACCTTCTCCGCTCGCTGCCTGACCCCAACCTCAtcaccttcctcttcctgctggaGCACTTGAAAAG GGTAGCTGAAAAGGAGCCTATCAATAAAATGTCTCTCCACAACCTGGCCACAGTCTTTGGGCCAACACTGCTGAGACCCTCAGAGGGAGAGAGCAAAGGACACCTCACCCTGGCCTCCGACATCTGGTCCCACGATGTGATGGCCCAG GTCCAGGTCCTTCTCTACTACCTGCAGCATCCTCCCATCTCCTTTACTGAGCTGAAACGCAACACACTTTACTTCTCCACGGACGTGTAG